A DNA window from Naumovozyma dairenensis CBS 421 chromosome 8, complete genome contains the following coding sequences:
- the NTG1 gene encoding bifunctional N-glycosylase/AP lyase NTG1 (similar to Saccharomyces cerevisiae NTG1 (YAL015C) and NTG2 (YOL043C); ancestral locus Anc_7.89), which produces MVVALRKRTRSATTTTTTIKKVTKKVTKKNNQTKSKTIKVESKYFVKKKPKLEQEEIPSLDDVDTEWVKTLNNKDYFEWLSTKTGNVPNRWSVPLPSDAFINKTGNPIPLNFKPIYSFLRSMRSKVITPVDLVGGSSIPMTIGRKCGIPFNEIEPKNYRYQVLTSVMLSAQTKDEVTAKAMYNIMRYCIDELGIPQGLTLEGILQMDEDVIDELIKSVGFHTRKAHFIKMSAEMIRTNFQSDVPTNIPDLLSLPGVGPKMAYLTLQKAWGKMEGICVDVHVHRLCKLFKWVDPNSKNPEQTRKELQSWLPPILWREINSLLVGYGQIIDRSRGKIPKREEEDADDVKDEETGIVLEKEKKKKTNDYLEITQLEQGFRSHMTNYTSWVKYLTTNANNLSKLEIKIESNHLNVKKEDETMDLFSEEPNIDLKLEHDNLASLTTPKNESSVKLEESDRQLEEISMKTEEI; this is translated from the coding sequence ATGGTGGTCGCTCTAAGGAAACGCACTAGAAGTGCTACAACAACGACTACTACAATCAAGAAAGTAACCAAGAAAGTAACCAAGAAGAACAATCAGACAAAGAGCAAAACGATCAAAGTAGAATCGAAATATTTCGTCAAGAAGAAACCCAAActagaacaagaagaaatccCAAGTCTAGATGACGTTGACACAGAATGGGTAAAAACTCTCAACAATAAAGATTACTTCGAATGGTTATCCACTAAAACAGGGAATGTCCCTAACAGATGGAGCGTCCCTTTACCATCTGATGCATTTATTAACAAGACAGGGAACCCCATCCCTTTGAATTTCAAACCAATCTACTCATTCTTAAGATCAATGAGATCAAAAGTTATAACACCTGTGGATCTGGTAGGTGGATCTTCTATACCGATGACCATTGGTAGAAAATGTGGTATAccatttaatgaaattgaacCCAAAAATTACAGATATCAAGTATTGACAAGTGTTATGCTTTCTGCCCAAACAAAGGATGAAGTTACAGCAAAGGCAATGTATAATATTATGAGATATTGTATTGATGAATTGGGGATACCTCAAGGGTTAACTTTGGAAGGTATTTTACAAATGGATGAAGATGTGATAGatgaattgattaaatCCGTTGGGTTCCATACAAGGAAGGCacattttattaaaatGTCTGCTGAAATGATAAGGACAAATTTCCAATCTGATGTACCAACTAATATTCCAGATTTATTATCACTACCTGGGGTGGGGCCCAAGATGGCTTATTTAACATTACAAAAAGCTTGGGGTAAAATGGAAGGAATATGTGTGGATGTTCATGTTCATAGACTATGTAAACTGTTTAAATGGGTTGATCCTAATAGTAAGAATCCAGAACAAACGAggaaagaattacaaagTTGGTTACCACCTATATTATGGCGTGAAATAAATAGTCTTCTGGTTGGGTATGGTCAAATCATTGATAGGTCTAGGGGAAAAATACCCAAGAGGGAGGAGGAAGACGCAGACGATGTGAAGGATGAGGAGACAGGAATAGtattggaaaaagaaaagaagaaaaagacGAATGATTATTTAGAGATAACTCAGTTAGAGCAAGGTTTTAGAAGTCACATGACGAACTATACTAGTTGGGTGAAATATTTGACTACTAATGCGAATAATCTAAGTAAATtagaaattaaaatagaATCCAATCATCTTAATgtgaagaaagaagatgaaacaaTGGATTTATTTTCCGAGGAACCCAATATTGACCTCAAACTAGAGCATGATAATCTTGCCAGTTTGACTACTCCAAAGAATGAAAGTTCTGtgaaattagaagaaagCGATAGACAACTAGAagaaatttcaatgaaaacGGAAGAAATATAG
- the TPD3 gene encoding protein phosphatase 2A structural subunit TPD3 (similar to Saccharomyces cerevisiae TPD3 (YAL016W); ancestral locus Anc_7.88), translated as METAATTTNGADTASASNDIYPLALLMDELKHDDVSTRVDAMKKLDKIALALGPQRTRDELIPFLVEVAQDDEDEVFAVLAEELGQFVPFVGGAEFAPILLPPLEILASTEETLVREKAVDSLNIIAKDLSDQLLLENFIPLIERLANADWFSSKVSACGLFKSVIYRVQDDNLRKDLFQLYYHLDQDDTPMVRRAVGKNLPTLVDLLVENADLSTNQDWEFISNIFQNIINDNQDSVKFLGVDCLISIAKFFNAKNDQTHSQELLNSAIKLINDEAWRVRYMAADRFEELTKQFSNNPNHLNELIEPFLNLCDDNEGDVRKAISKQIPGFAKLINNQTIVLTKILPIIQNLSMDEMEDVRSSLALKVNDIAEVLTKDQAIEHLLPILLNMLRDECPEVRLNIISNLKIINDVIGIELLSESLLPAITELAKDGNWRVRLAIIEYIPILAKQLGVEFFDHQLSELCLSWLWDTVYSVRDAAVNNLSKLTEIFGSDWCRDEIIPKLLKMDPQLLKNFIYRFTLLSTLTALCKVVSPKVIASEILPFIVNLSTDSVPNIRFNVAKSYPIIIETLREDEDKTDYTPLITTTIDPSLQKLCEDDDVDVKYFANESLEKCKKLLAV; from the coding sequence ATGGAAACggcagcaacaacaacaaatggAGCAGACACTGCCTCAGCAAGTAATGATATCTACCCATTAGCTCTGCTTATGgatgaattgaaacatGATGATGTCTCTACCAGAGTGGATGCcatgaagaaattagaCAAGATTGCCCTAGCATTAGGTCCTCAAAGAACAAGAGATGAATTGATCCCCTTCTTAGTGGAAGTGGcacaagatgatgaagatgaagtcTTTGCGGTCCTTGCTGAAGAATTGGGTCAATTCGTACCATTTGTTGGGGGGGCTGAATTCGCTCCAATTTTATTACCACCTTTGGAAATTCTAGCTTCCACTGAAGAAACCTTAGTAAGAGAGAAAGCTGTAGActctttgaatattattgcAAAGGATCTATCTGATCAGTTGttattggaaaatttcataCCTTTGATTGAAAGATTGGCTAACGCAGATTggttttcttcaaaagtttCCGCTTGTGGACTTTTCAAATCTGTCATTTATAGAGTTCaagatgataatttaaGGAAAGATTTATTCCAATTGTATTATCATTTAGATCAAGATGATACTCCAATGGTTAGAAGAGCTGTAGGGAAAAACTTACCTACTTTAGTCGATTTATTAGTCGAAAACGCTGATTTATCAACTAATCAAGATTGGGAATTCATTTCTAATATcttccaaaatattatcaatgaCAATCAAGACTCAGTTAAATTTTTAGGGGTAGATTGTCTTATCTCCATTgctaaatttttcaacgCTAAAAATGATCAAACTCATTCTCAAGAACTATTAAACTCGGCtataaaattaattaatgatgaagCTTGGAGAGTTCGTTATATGGCAGCTGATAGATTCGAAGAATTAACCAAACAATTCAGTAATAATCCAAATCATCtcaatgaattaattgagCCATTCTTAAACCTTTGTGATGATAACGAAGGAGACGTTAGAAAGGCCATCTCTAAACAAATCCCAGGTTTCGCGAAGTTAATTAATAATCAAACAATAGTATTGACTAAAATTTTACCAATAATACAAAATCTAAGTATGGATGAAATGGAAGACGTTAGATCCTCTTTAGCTTTGAAAGTAAATGATATCGCAGAAGTCTTGACGAAAGACCAAGCCATCGAACATCTTTTaccaattttattaaatatgtTGAGAGATGAATGTCCTGAAGTACgtttaaatattatttcaaatttgaaaattattaacGACGTCATCggtattgaattattatctgaATCTTTATTACCTGCAATCACAGAATTAGCCAAAGATGGTAATTGGAGAGTCAGATTAGCTATCATTGAGTATATTCCAATACTAGCTAAACAATTAGGTGTGGAATTCTTTGATCATCAATTAAGTGAATTATGTCTTTCCTGGTTATGGGATACTGTTTATTCAGTAAGAGATGCCGCAGTcaataatttatctaaattAACAGAAATCTTCGGCTCAGATTGGTGTCGTGATGAAATTATTCCAAAGTTGCTGAAAATGGATCctcaattattgaaaaatttcatttataGATTTACTTTACTATCAACTTTAACTGCTCTTTGTAAAGTTGTGTCACCAAAAGTTATCGCTTCTGAAATTTTACCCTTCATTGTTAATTTATCAACTGATTCCGTACCAAATATTAGATTCAACGTTGCTAAATCTTATCCAATCATAATAGAAACTCTACgagaagatgaagataaaacTGATTATACTCCTTTAATAACTACCACTATTGATCCttctttacaaaaattatgtgaagatgatgatgtagACGTTAAATATTTCGCAAATGAAAGTTTAGAAAAATGTAAGAAATTGTTGGCTGTATAA
- the PSK1 gene encoding serine/threonine protein kinase PSK1 (similar to Saccharomyces cerevisiae PSK1 (YAL017W) and PSK2 (YOL045W); ancestral locus Anc_7.86) has protein sequence MPYIGASNISTSSFINLKEKHSISNRGSSSSNTSSNNSLLSPRQRSSNNNNNNNENSPLSDFSVSGLNSPLREPIGNHDTTVSSSTSELDKSEMDDQMNSLSLVPTNSTNMDVDSRELFNIPNESTHAYTYNPLSPNSLAVRLTILKRTLEIIIGNPAMLADPDENNLLAMNIHSTTNSIMNSTQISRRNSLAMRKKKNNNIMSRTQSLSNNNLYNKPFEDGQNTLTRSISVSTEKSRNSTTNNSNSNNNIVTAPSAALNAFVSNTRVSNDQGTTENQTFINPHQMDPVKISTIHRTNSLAFLPTNWNDYNSAPNKISHGTSKKALSTTTSGLNLRFRHPFANSGATISNISEALQCNDQEDNVPYVNTEVDESAQLINAQRSNLMGLLDLLNETLENNTSSKASDLHMLSLLNINKLILNKDEKKMDTPGYKSEYTSTNDLNEQEETKTQSLEQHHHHSNAERRTLALKKTLLDSLAEPFFERNAVEEKLIEDEEETQQEIDQFINANVSMSDIRPQQDYGRILRPFTSTKNMAPQAIFTCTLNHPWPFKAANDLACLLFGISKNALRALTLLDLIHSDSRPFVLHKILSTEGQELVFAGEIIGIIQPGSNSSNLIWASFWAKRKNGLLVCVFERVPCDYVDVILNLQDFTVDNIVKKCGILGENDFGNLIDNSPVRTATPSPTATPTPTTSSTHPKFELGVSNNDGGQEDEENERPSSLRSSNSSEIHDKKKTVKFANDIRELDEISHSLKQLIDNVRDGTLSSVDDDLLPLPIRIINHINKRRYFTLNHLSSNIPCAISASILENEMKLKIHSLPYEAGLFIVDSQTLQLISFNKSISKNMFGIHFADLVGRPITDIIPSFNDITAYIRSNYPHLDFKSPKNRGLVLTEHFFRKVQAEMINDPESFYTSVGFDALHRDGCTIKVDFQLRVLNSAIILVWITHSRDVVLPDYTTTPSQLQMLKENDLSVFGSGTSSSTSSKKSSTKYSVESLKDMGKSTSSLSINEKNRVRIQEATTPQSEVVSMVDTPLAPNNDIVETTDNDIIVQDPETKHKLELARIYTRDKSEFVKGNFKVDEDLIKSKISLHPSESNEESSTDELNDTEGPSSNISVSSLALDDNREDQPHTSFLVTPAKKIGAEKHTKKFSDFVILQKMGEGAYGKVNLCIHKKEKYIVCIKMIFKERILVDTWVRDRKLGTIPSEIQIMATLNKKPHENILRLLDFFEDDNYYYIETPIHGETGCIDLFDLIEFKTNMTEFEAKLIFKQVVSGIKHLHHQGIVHRDIKDENVIVDSKGLVKIIDFGSAAYVKSGPFDVFVGTIDYAAPEVLSGEPYEGKPQDIWALGILLYTIVFKENPFYNIDEILEGDLKFDSNTEVTEDCMELIKKVLIRQVRNRPAIDEIFDDKWLDV, from the coding sequence ATGCCATACATAGGAGCTTCCAATATATctacttcttctttcataAATTTAAAGGAAAAGCATTCTATCTCAAATAGaggtagtagtagtagtaacACATCTTCCAATAATTCCCTGTTGTCTCCACGTCAACGaagtagtaataataacaataataataacgaaaaTTCACCATTAAGTGATTTCTCAGTAAGTGGACTTAATAGCCCTTTGAGAGAACCAATAGGAAATCATGATACAACAGTTTCCTCTTCTACATCtgaattagataaatcTGAAATGGATGATCAAATGAACTCACTTTCATTAGTACcaacaaattcaacaaacaTGGATGTAGATTCAAGAGAACTTTTTAACATCCCAAATGAATCCACTCACGcatatacatataatcCTTTATCTCCTAATTCATTGGCTGTAAGATTAACTATTCTGAAAAGAACTTTAGAAATTATCATAGGAAACCCAGCAATGTTAGCTGACcctgatgaaaataatttgCTTGCAATGAATATTCATAGTACCACAAATAGTATTATGAATAGTACCCAAATAAGCCGAAGAAATAGTTTGGCAatgaggaagaaaaaaaataataatataatgtcAAGAACTCAAAGTTTAAGTAATAACAATTTATACAATAAACCATTTGAAGATGGCCAAAATACACTCACAAGAAGCATATCTGTATCTACTGAAAAATCACGaaattcaacaacaaataatagtaatagtaataataatatagtGACCGCACCATCAGCAGCATTAAACGCCTTCGTATCCAATACAAGAGTTTCAAACGATCAGGGAACAACAGAAAATCAAACATTCATTAATCCTCATCAAATGGATCCAGTGAAAATAAGCACAATACATAGAACCAACTCATTAGCATTCTTACCAACAAACTGGAACGATTATAATTCTGCTCCTAACAAAATATCGCATGGTACCTCGAAAAAGGCACTCTCTACAACAACCAGTGGATTGAATTTGAGATTTAGACATCCCTTCGCAAATTCGGGAGCAACAATTTCAAACATTTCTGAAGCATTACAGTGTAATGATCAAGAAGATAATGTTCCCTATGTAAATACAGAAGTAGATGAATCTGCTCAATTAATTAACGCTCAAAGATCAAACTTAATGGGATTATTGGatcttttaaatgaaacattggaaaataataccTCTTCAAAGGCATCTGACCTTCATATGCTTTCATTActgaatattaataaattgattctaaataaagatgagaaaaaaatggataCTCCAGGTTATAAATCTGAATATACTTCTACAAACGATCtaaatgaacaagaagaaacaaaaaccCAAAGCCTAGaacaacatcatcatcactcAAACGCAGAAAGAAGAACCCTCGCATTGAAAAAAACATTATTAGATAGTTTAGCAGAACCATTCTTCGAAAGAAACGCAGTAgaggaaaaattaatagaagatgaagaagaaactcagcaagaaattgatcaattcattaacgCAAACGTATCAATGTCTGATATACGACCACAACAGGATTATGGTAGAATATTAAGACCTTTCACCTCAACTAAAAATATGGCACCACAAGCTATTTTTACTTGTACTTTAAATCATCCATGGCCGTTTAAAGCTGCTAATGATTTAGCTTGCTTATTGTTCGGTATCTCTAAGAATGCATTGAGGGCTTTAACATTGTTAGATTTGATTCATTCAGATAGTAGACCATTTGTTTTGcataaaattttatcaacAGAGGGTCAAGAATTAGTGTTTGCTGGTGAAATTATTGGTATAATACAACCAGGTAGTAATTCAAGTAATTTAATTTGGGCTTCATTTTGGGccaaaaggaaaaatgGGCTATTAGTTTGTGTTTTCGAAAGGGTACCCTGTGATTACGTCGAtgttattttgaatttacaAGACTTCACTGTAGATAATATTGTTAAGAAATGCGGGATCTTAGGTGAGAATGATTTTGGTAATCTTATTGACAATTCCCCCGTACGAACTGCCACTCCAAGTCCAACGGCTACACCAACTCCAACAACATCTTCAACTCAtccaaaatttgaattggGTGTGTCCAATAATGACGGCGGTCAAGAAGATGAGGAAAATGAACGTCCATCATCACTTAGGTCAAGTAATAGCTCTGAAATCCAtgataagaagaaaacTGTGAAATTTGCTAATGATATTCGTGAACTTGATGAAATAAGTCATTCTTTAAAgcaattaattgataatgtACGCGATGGTACATTAAGTAGTGtcgatgatgatttattaccCTTACCAATAAGAATTATCAACCATATtaacaaaagaagatattttaCTTTAAACCATTTATCATCGAATATTCCATGCGCCATATCAGCATCAAttcttgaaaatgaaatgaaattgaaaatacaTAGTTTACCATATGAAGCTGGTTTATTCATAGTGGATTCTCAAACATTACAATTAATAAgtttcaataaatcaatatccAAGAACATGTTTGGTATTCATTTCGCAGATCTAGTTGGTAGACCAATAACTGATATTATACCTTCTTTCAATGATATTACAGCTTACATAAGAAGTAATTACCCACATTTAGATTTTAAATCACCGAAGAATAGAGGGTTAGTTCTAACAGAACATTTCTTCAGGAAAGTTCAAGCAGAAATGATTAACGATCCAGAAAGCTTTTATACATCAGTTGGGTTTGATGCCCTTCATCGTGATGGGTGTACCATTAAAGTCGATTTCCAATTGCGTGTCTTAAATTCAGCAATTATATTGGTTTGGATCACCCATTCTAGAGATGTAGTATTACCTGATTATACTACTACACCATCTCAATTACAAATGttaaaggaaaatgatttatcaGTATTTGGCAGTGGTACAAGTTCTTCGacatcttcaaaaaaatcatcaacTAAATATTCTGTTGAATCTTTAAAAGATATGGGGAAAAGTACGtcttctttatcaattaatgaGAAGAACAGAGTGAGGATACAAGAAGCGACGACACCCCAATCAGAAGTAGTTTCTATGGTTGATACTCCATTAGCTCCTAACAATGACATAGTTGAGACCactgataatgatataataGTTCAAGATCCTGAAACAAAACATAAACTTGAGTTGGCTAGAATTTATACAAGAGATAAATCAGAATTTGTTAAGGGTAATTTCAAAGTTGATGAAGATCTTATTAAAAGTAAAATATCGCTACATCCAAGTGAATCTAATGAAGAAAGTTCAACGGATGAACTCAATGATACAGAGGGACCCTCGTCTAATATATCTGTTTCCTCTTTAGCTCTGGATGATAATAGGGAGGATCAACCACACACGTCATTTTTAGTTACACCTGCTAAAAAGATTGGAGCTGAAAAACATACAAAGAAATTTTCTGATTTTGTCATATTACAAAAGATGGGTGAAGGGGCATACGGTAAAGTGAATTTATGTATTCAtaagaaagagaaatatattgtttGTATCAAGATGATTTTTAAGGAAAGAATTTTGGTGGATACTTGGGTTAGAGATAGAAAATTAGGTACCATACCTTCAGAGATTCAAATCATGGCAACTTTGAATAAGAAACCTCATGAAAACATTTTGAGACTTTTAGATTTTTTCGAAGatgataattattattacattgAGACACCAATACATGGTGAAACAGGTTgtattgatttatttgatttgattGAGTTTAAAACAAATATGACTGAATTCGAAGCAAAATTGATTTTCAAACAAGTTGTTTCAGGAATCAAACATTTGCATCATCAAGGAATTGTGCATAGAgatattaaagatgaaaatgtgATTGTTGATTCAAAGGGTTTGGTTAAGATTATTGATTTTGGTTCAGCTGCTTATGTTAAAAGTGGGCCATTTGATGTTTTTGTAGGTACTATTGATTATGCTGCACCTGAAGTACTAAGTGGGGAGCCATACGAGGGTAAACCGCAAGATATTTGGGCTCTTGGTATCTTACTGTACACCATCGTGTTCAAGGAAAATCCATTCtataatattgatgagATCTTAGAAGgtgatttgaaatttgataGCAATACGGAAGTCACTGAAGACTGTATGGAATTAATTAAGAAAGTTCTTATACGACAAGTTCGTAATAGACCTGCCATcgatgaaatatttgatgataaatGGTTAGACGTTTGA
- the LDS1 gene encoding Lds1p (similar to Saccharomyces cerevisiae YAL018C; ancestral locus Anc_7.85), translating to MSFLGSLALTGIGAAVYKYDKDQKFEKHPNIQVPFEDYRQKVYTKEYKLMKNRVHILFKNFLSELFTGSPEKYPFQAFTELSKNRSDYSLTVLTVLTIYLIMFSLVLGFYWISITPIYSVLFMVFGPVGMVITGLHSVLHANMFTLLFMRMSHINNNLVNTCLKIHTKDDLKNRKKPIKYYVPINSLYFWIYQLPVKGVKYILGISILMILLSISFLPVVGPIAFHFMITPFVTKIYFSKFLRLKSYSNVERYEIFFQKFGMYTSFGMAAVLLESIPIVSGIALSTNTIGITLLGLQTKIKTKTIAEPPEVS from the coding sequence ATGAGTTTCCTGGGTTCGTTGGCATTGACTGGCATTGGTGCAGCAGTTTATAAATATGACAAAGATCAGAAATTCGAAAAGCATCCCAATATTCAAGTTCCATTTGAAGATTATAGACAAAAAGTTTAtacaaaagaatataaattaatgaaaaatagaGTACacattttattcaaaaattttctttcagaATTGTTTACGGGGAGCCCTGAAAAATATCCCTTCCAGGCATTTACTGAACTATCAAAAAATAGATCCGATTATTCATTAACAGTTTTGACAGTGTTAACAATTTATCTTATAATGTTTTCACTCGTTCTTGGATTCTATTGGATATCAATCACTCCCATTTATTCTGTATTATTTATGGTTTTTGGACCTGTTGGAATGGTCATTACTGGGTTACATTCGGTATTACATGCAAATATGTTCactttattattcatgAGAATGTCTCatattaacaataatttGGTTAATACTTGTTTGAAGATTCATACAAAGGATGACCTAaagaatagaaaaaaacctataaaatattatgtACCAATAAATTCCCTCTATTTTTGGATTTATCAACTTCCTGTAAAAGGCGTCAAATATATCTTGGGTATAAGTATcttaatgattttattatcaatttccTTCTTACCAGTTGTGGGCCCAATTGCTTTCCATTTCATGATTACTCCATTTGTTACCAAGATTTATTTCTCTAAATTCTTAAGATTAAAAAGTTATAGTAATGTGGAAAgatatgaaatatttttccaaaaatttgGAATGTATACAAGTTTTGGCATGGCAGCCGTACTTTTGGAAAGTATCCCCATTGTCTCAGGAATTGCATTATCAACAAATACCATTGGAATTACGTTATTAGGTTTACAAACTAAGATTAAGACCAAGACAATTGCTGAACCTCCTGAAGTGtcttaa